A window of Eriocheir sinensis breed Jianghai 21 chromosome 39, ASM2467909v1, whole genome shotgun sequence genomic DNA:
TGAACGCCTAAATCACATCTTGTTTGCTAcgatttattttatctattattatcatACGGCGTCTTttcttataagaacataagaatgcaaggagtccgcaagaggctggttggcttacacaaggcaactcctgtaatcctaaccccaccttaccttcctatccatgaatttatctaacctcttcttgaatgtatctatggtattggcacccacaacatgactgccaagtctattccatttatccaccactctattgataaaccaattcttgccgatgtctttgttgaatctgaattcatctaacttaaatccattgctacgtgtcctacctggttctttaatAACCAAAACTTTATTGACctcccctttattaaagtccttcatccatttataaacctctatcaggTCTCcgcgcaaccttcgcctttctagagagtgtagatttaaatgcttcagtctgtccacatacggcaagtttctcacccctgaatcatctttgtcatcttcctctgtacagattctaacatcttgatatccattctaaaaCTAAACCGCATTCCAAAACtaaaccgcataatcgagatgacgtctaactagtgctaagtaaagtttgaggatgacttaagCGCTCCTAtttcttacgctccttgagatgaaacccagtactctgttcgctcgatttttagcctgaatgcattgagccctaggacggaggtcaccGCTCGCAAAGACTCcaaagtctctctcacacccagacctgcttagaggagtgtcatctgatgacacacacacacacacacacacacacacacacacacacacacacacacacacacacacacacacacttccaatgCTTCACCTTCAATCTATGACCTCACGTTCCTTTTAAACGCTCACCGTCATCGTAGTGTCCTGGCCGCCTCCACCCTTCTGATCACCACAAGGTATACAcgcaacaccgccgggcacacacacacacacacacacacgtacacacagtcgCAGTCACTCAAGGAACCACCCTACCGCTGGGACGACGCGCGCCGCTCTGAGCCAGGCATGGATGACGTCACGGCCCCGATACCTCGCTGTTCATGTTTTAAGGGTTCGTTCACACTACAGGCagagcagagcagggcagagcagggcagagcagagcagagcagagcagagcggcGCAGTTAGGTGTTCACATATAAGCAGAGCAGGGCGACCTGCACAAGGATCATTCGCAGGCAACAGCCCGATAAACTCCTCGGTGTTTATCTTGAAGGATGATGAAAAATGTAACGATTTACAAAGGAACATGAAATTTCGTTGTTAAAGCCAAGTCCCATGGCTGCGTGGGTCACTGATGATTGGGTACTGGATCAGAATATCACCAAATTAGCTTTTCTAAACATATGGCTATTATATATCATTAAAGTGTACCTCAACTATGCACAATCTGGTCAATTTTTGTAATTTTGGCTTCAGCCTAAAAATTCACCTATGCAGATAGCTTCTTGGCCATGTTGATTGAAGGGTGGAGCCGTGGAGGACGCTAGCTGCGAGCAGCAAAAAATTAATGCCGCTACTAACcgtctgccctgccctgccctgccctgctctgccctgccccgccccgccctgcttgtagtgtgaacgagCCCTAATAGTGTACAGCGGCTATGCTCCGATCCCATTGGTCGAGATGAGGCAATAATTCAACACGTCGCGCCCTTGGGTGTGAGTAAAGGGCATTGTTTGTGTAGTTTTTCGGGGAATGTTGAGGTTACTCCGCCCTAAGTGACGATATCAGTCACTGAGGCGTATCACACATATTTATCGTAAACATCTGAACTTCATCAATCCAATCAAACTTAATCGAACATAACctgaaataataaacaaaaaaactgaTGAGGATTTCAAAAACTTTCAAACCTCAGATTACAGTAATGAAGCTCTTTGCAGTTGGGACGATCCTCTTGGTGCTGGGGACATTTGGTGaacgaaatggagagagagagagagagagagagagagagagagagagagagaggggggggggggggaaagggaggcaatgatgagcgggaaggaaggggaaacggaGGAGTTCCAAGTGATGTGACGTTAAACATCCTTGTAACGGACCCCTGAGCCTCGCAtcctccctaacacacacacacacacacacacacacacacacacacacaccagactttacatcccaattcctcgccgtcgtgtgtgtgttcctgtaacggaggaagacccgagaggattattttccatgcccggtctgtgttccggaggccattctgttttcaatcccagaGCGGTTTTCTGCCACACAACCGCAAGtcttcttaatttcataaacGTTCACTCAACAATTATGAATCTCCTTGTACTCTGGACGGTCATCGTGCTGGGGCTGGGCCCCCTCGCCGACAGTACCGGGGACGCGGGGCTCCGGGGGCTCCCGGAGAAGGAGACCCGATGTGCCGCCCTGGTGCAGGCCGCACTGAGGGAGTACCGAAAACTTCACGCGGCGGGACTCCATGATTCACCGCATGTGATTGATCTGATATTGGCAAGACTGGGAATCCCTCCGAACGACACAATTAAGACCATAGAAAGGAAGGTCTTAGATAACACCGATGAAATGGGACATGAAACCGGAAAAAAGACAGTTGTTGAGAAGACGACGGAGTCTGACGTAGCACCCAACGGAACTATAACAAAGACTTCGGAAACCACGGTCGATATAGATGAGGACGGTAAACAAAGTGGTGAAAAATCTGTGACCGAAAGTGAAACCATGACGGGACAGACTCCAGATAATGGGACCATAGCACGAACAGTGGACGTTAAAAAGGTATTGGACGAAGAGGGcaatgaaataaaggaggaagttgtTATTAAGAAGGAATTGATAGTACAACCTCCCACCAATACGACTGAGGAAAAGCCGCAGGACAATGAAGACGCAAATCTTATCGGTCCAAAAGTAGGGGCGGACGACAAAGGTGAAAACAAAACCGAGTTAAAACTTGGCGCCTCAGGAAAGAGCGACGGACCTCAGAAAGCAGAACtaacagaggaaataaaggagattctgcccggcaatataacgaatgaagtgttagttaaagagaagaaagaacagctttctccacaggaaagcaccaaggtgacatctgtggaaaggaagaatgttacagagaaggatgatggacttgagaaagtagaacgaacagaggaaataaaggagattctgcccggcaatataacgaatgaagtgttagttaaagagatgaaagaacagctttctccacaggaaagcaccaaggtgacatctgtggaaaggaagaatgttacagagaaggatgatggactaGAGATAGAAGAACgaacagaggaaataaaggagattctgcccggcaatataacgaatgaagtgttagttaaagagaaagaagaacaactttctccacaggaaagcaccaaggtgacatctgtggaaaggaagaatgttacagaaaaggatgatggacttgagaaagtagaacgaacagaggaaataaaggagattctgcccggcaatataacgaatgaagtgttagttaaagagaaagaagaacaactttctccacaggaaagcaccaaggtgacatctgtggaaaggaagaatgttacagaaaaggatgatggacttcagaaagtagaacgaacagaggaaataaaggagattctgcccggcaatataacgaatgaagtgttagttaaagagaaagaagaacaactttctccacaggaaagcaccaaggtgacatctgtggaaaggaagaatgttacagaaaaggatgatggaaaagatgtcgagaaagaaactgtaattcaaaaagaagtcgaaaagaatgtgtgtgaTAGCGACATCAAAGAAGTTCGTAACGAAAAACATCTTAATGAAacaattgaagacttgaaacaccaagtggatgacgtgaaaaacaagattaaggaagaaaaagaaaaggctgaAGAAACAAATGCTACGCGTAGCCCATGCGTCGTAAAAGAACCAAGTGCTGCCCCTATCATTCAAGAAGGTAACATCGTTGAAAAGATAGTCCCTGCTGTGACGCCGGCGAAGGTTGCCGAAAAGATTCATCCTACGGTGACGGAAGGGAAAGTCCCCGTTGAGACAAAAgagaaggttgttgagcaggctgccccttcggtgacGGAGGAGATAGTAAGCGTCTCTAAGGAGcaagaagaagtccctgttgtggcagaagagaagaaggttattgaaaagattcaTCCTACGGTGACGGAAGGGAAAGTCCCCGTTGAGACAAAAGAAAAGGttgttgagcaggctgccccttTGGTGACGGAGGAGATCGTAAGTGTCTCTAAGGAGcaagaagaagtccctgttgtggcagaagagaagaaggttattgaaaagattcaTCCTacggtgacagaaggaaaagtaccggtagtccctcaacaggaggttgttgaaaaagttgccccatcgccgacagaagaaaaagttcctgctgtgacacaagaaagggttattgagcagaatgccccacaagaaagggttattgaaaaggCTGCCCCTCCGGcgacagaagagattgtcactgtttctaaagagaaagaagaagtccctgttgttataacagaggaaaaggttcccgtcGTGACAAATCAGACAGTTGTTGAAAAGATTACTCCTCCGGcgacagaagagattgtcactgttcctaaagggaacgaagaagtccctgttgttgtaacagaggaaaaggttcccgtcGTGACAAATCAGACAGTTGTTGAAAAGATTACTCCTCCGGcgacagaagagattgtcactgttcctaaagagaaagaagaagtccctgttgttgtaacagaggaaaaggttcccgttgtgacaaatcagacagttgttgaaaagattactcctccggcgacagaagagattgtcactgttcctaaagagaaagaagaagtccctgttgttgtaacagaggaaaaggttcccgtcGTGACAAATCAGACAGTTGTTGAAAAGATTACTCCTCCGGcgacagaagagattgtcactgttcctaaagggaacgaagaagtccctgttgttgtaacagaggaaaaggttcccgttgtgacaaatcagacagttgttgaaaagattactcctccggcgacagaagagattgtcactgttcctaaagggaacgaagaagtccctgttgttgtaacagaggaaaaggttcccgtcGTGACAAATCAGACAGTTGTTGAAAAGATTACTCCTCCGGcgacagaagagattgtcactgttcctaaagggaacgaagaagtccctgttgttgaaacagaggaaaaggttcccgttgtgacaaatcagacagttgttgaaaagattactcctccggcgacagaagagattgtcactgttcctaaagggaacgaagaagtccctgttgttgaaacagaggaaaaggttcccgtcGTGACAAATCAGACAGTTGTTGAAAAGATTCATCCTCCGGcgacagaagagattgtcactgtctctaacgagaaagaagaaggccctgttgttgtaacagaggaaaaggttcccgtcGTGACAAATCAGACAGTTGTTGAAAAGATTACTCCTCCGGcgacagaagagattgtcactgtctctaacgagaaagaagaagtccctgttgttgaaacagaggaaaaggttcccgttgtgacaaatcagacagttgttgaaaagattactcctccggcgacagaagagattgtcactgttcctaaagagaaagaagaagtccctgttgttgtaacagaggaaaaggttcccgtcGTGACAAATCAGACAGTTGTTGAAAAGATTACTCCTCCGGcgacagaagagattgtcactgttcctaaagggaacgaagaagtccctgttgttgtaacagaggaaaaggttcccgtcGTGACAAATCAGACAGTTGTTGAAAAGATTCATCCTCCGGcgacagaagagattgtcactgttcctaaagggaacgaagaagtccctgttgttgtaacagaggaaaaggttcccgttgtgacaaatcagacaGTTGTTGAAAAGATTACTCCTCCGGtgacagaagagattgtcactgttcctaaagggaacgaagaagtccctgttgttgtaacagaggaaaaggttcccgttgtgacaaatcagacaGTTGTTGAAAAGATTACTCCTCCGGtgacagaagagattgtcactgttcctaaagggaacgaagaagtccctgttgttgtaacagaggaaaaggttcccgttgtgacaaatcagacGGTTGTAgaaaagattactccttccgtaacagaagaaAGAGTTGTCAATCAAAGGAAGGTTGTTGAGAAGGGTGCCCCCTCTGTCAGCGAAAGCGTAGTTTCCATtccaaagagggaggaaggagtagttGAAAGAATTGCTCCTGTTGTAAAGAAAGCAATTACAACAGAGTAGTGATACCAGgttgctgtttctcttatctATTTCATTGAACCTCACCGAACTAAATCTAACTTAACTGTATTGGCACACAAAATATGACTGCCAATTGCAATTATCCCTTTCACCTGCATTCAATTGCCTCACAACACAGGTGATCATAATAACAGGTGACAGACATACCCTAAATAagcgatagatatatagatagataattaaataGATGTCAAAatgaaatcaaaataaataaacaaataaaaaaaacttacaaatATCCCTTTCACATGCATTCAATTACCTCACAACACAAATGGACAGGTGATCATAATAACAGGTGACAGACATACCCTTACCTTGGTAGTGGACAGGACCACGACGGAGGCATGGGGGGTCTTGAAGGTGGTGACGGTGAAGGTGACGGGTGTGACGGAGGTGACGGTTACGTGGGACATGTTTGTTGTGTAGACGGGCATCGGGCGGGTTACGAATGACGTCAGCACGATCGTTGACGAGACCTCCTTCAGCCGTAGATTTTTCCGTTTAGTAAGAGCCTATACACCTATCAttattacctttcttcctttctttccttcctttcctgtccattCGTATCCTTCGGTAATCCCTTTTATAGTTCTTCCTAACACACCATTCCTCGTCTTTCCTTAGCGTTACCCATTACAGTTTAGTAAGGTCAtatattccttttacttttcccttctttacttcccacTCCCTATCCAGTCCTCTCAACATCCATTACTTACACAACATAACGTAGCCCATTACAGTTTCAAATTTCAGCTTCAGCGCGATATGGACCTTGCTGCCCAGTTCTTCAATATCACGTAACATCTGAAGAAGTAGCTACGTGATAATAATGAATAACTACTGTACTAATGATGCTTATAATTGCACATAACGGCTGACGATTTAATAAGAAGTAATACACTAACTCCACGTGAAGACGACGGTATACTCATAACAACCACAACGTACACTTAGggtggtatgctcagacgcttcctcctctcacaacaaatatttataAATGCCACAGCGGTTATTAGAAAGGTTCCCATGagggtttttttcacgttcatggtacaggagctttgtcatattaccaccagggtcataaatctacccatggaattacccacaactcctacgaaagccttatcaaatgtgggggTGTGAGCcctgaaacgtttaagaatatggccctaagACTACAACAATAATATATAATCAACCGTTCTTTGTGTGTCCGCCCGCAGACTGTCTCGCCTGGACGGGCTGGAGCACCTCACCAAGCTGGAGGTGCTGGACCTGCACGGCAACCAGCTCCACCACGTACAGGGCCTCGCGCACCTCAAGGTAACTCAAcgacgggcggggcggggcggggcggggcggggcggggatacAAGTGAGAAAAAGAGTAACAAGGGTGAGAGgcagggttaccaaattatcgtattcagccACTCAGCACGTCGTATTTTCCGGcttctgagtcacagctatcgcaaacaaacgccaataagtattgcttttaacgagaactttcACTGGAATTTCGGTATCTGTGTGGGGAGGAAGGTTTTGGGCCCtagaactgataaatgcgatgttttgagtacgataatttggcaacgctggtgagAGGTGAAAGAGAGCTAAGGTAGAAGAGGTGATTATGCTGACggtagatggaaaaaaaaaaaaaaaaaaaaaaaaaaaagaggctgaaAGTTGTAGAGGCTGAAAGTATAGGAAAAAGTGTAGAAGTTGAAATCTGTGGGTAAAAAAGGAGTACAATAGAATAAGAAATGGCAAAAATAAAGTGAGAGGTCGATGAAAAGCAAAGTATAAAGGAAAAGTACAGTGTTGAAGGTAGACTGAAAGGGATAACGTGAAGGGGTAGAAAACACAGGTAGCAAAGATGGGGTATAACAGGACAGGGAAAAGGCACAAAACGGTGAAAAGTTAACGATACAACGTGGGAGAGGCGACACGCTGGAGGTAAATGGGAGAGGTAAAGCGAACAGTTTGAAAGGGAAAAGGTAGGTATGGGTGTAAAGGTTGAAAGCACGGGTTAAGACTGGGTAAAAATAGGACAGAAGCAACGATATAGAGGGACAGATTAGGAAGggataataaagaagagaaggacaaggtGGATTTGATGTAACTAGCAAGAGATTTCGAGAACGAGCTGCGAAACTGAGAAgcagagaagaataagaaaaaagaaaactgacaaATACAGGCTGGGTAGGTCTGGGTAAGGAACAAGGGTGAAGCGATACGTAAGAACACAAAGGAGGCGGAGAATGATAACAAATATGACTAATCCAGGAGAAGAGGGACAGTGCGAGGCGTGGCTGGGCGTGCCGTCTGGTTGTATTCGAGGAAGGGGCTGCAGGGGCCAAGCAATATCGAGGGGCCAAGGGCGTGTCTGCGGCGAGATGACTGCGTGGCGTGCATCTAAacgcccctcgtgtgtgtgtgtgtgtgtgtgtgtgtgtgtgtgtgtgtgtgggccttgGTCTGCGTGCAGCACGTAAAACCTCCGCAGCCGTCGCAGTGCTTGGCGTTAATGACCTCAGAACATCGCCTCATGATACCGACCTCTCAGCCTCCGGGAAGCCCATTTAGTACCATTTGAACTCAACAAGAGGATCCGGCCAGAGcaccgcctccttcccttccttagtaCCTTATCGACACGACACTCATCAGAGTTTTCCTTGTTCTTGAAGTCGGAAAGAACACAAAAATCAGTCTCCAATATTCTTTTCAACCCACAGTCTTCCTTTCTACTCTCTTGTCTCCCTTGTTCTTGAAGTCGGAAAGAACACAAAAATCAGTCTCCAATATTCTTTTCAACCCCCTAGTCTTCCTTTTTACTCTCTTGTCTCCCTTGTTCTTGAAGTCGGAAAGAACACAAAAATCAGTCTCCAATAGTCCAAGTCTTTTCAACCCCCCCAAGCCTTCCTTTTTTACTCTCTTGTCTCCCTTGTTCTTGAAGTcagaaagaacacaaaaaaacaatcttCAATATCCTCTccgcccttcccccctcctcccagcctttcttttttactctattGCCTCCCGTGTTAGCAAAGTCGGAAAGAACACATAAACCGGTTCTTAGTGTCATTTCCGCCCCCCCACTCCAgcctttccttttcactctccccCTCCAGGCAAGTAAGAACACCCTGCTTACGCTACAGAAGCCAAAAGGAACGCATCAAAACGACAAAACGACCACCAACTTCTAAGCCACATTCACTTAGGATTCACACACACCTCAGGGCACCATCTTTCCACCGTATTCTAAGATGCCAAAAACTACACGACAATgcgttcacttcctcctccctccccaaacCTCTCCCTGATTAGTGTAGACGTAAAAGGTATATCAGAAGCCCCGCCTCCGCAGCCCTTCCAACCCCCTGCAGACACACTTCGGGGCGGCGTCTTCGTAACTTTTTAAGCTCCCGCCGAGAGCGTGTCATTCCGCTACCTCTCGCTCCCTAAGTCCCTCTTAAGACGCTGGTTAAAGCATAGGCACTGCAGGACCTAAGACGaacgagaagcaggaggagagaggaggaggaagaagaagaggaaatggaataacagaaggaggaggagaaggaaggtgactatgaagaggagaaggagaaagagaagcaggacgagaaggaggaggattatgaagtaggggagtaggaggaggaggcaagaaaatGAAGCTGAttatgaagaggtggaggaaataaaacgaagaggaagagaagaaaaaacaagagaaggaaagaagacgaagaggaagaggacgaggaagaagaggaagtaggagtCGGTAGTGTCGCGTTACCCGAAGTTCACACACGCAAGCCCCCTCACTCCCTTAATGAATAGCCGGGTCGTTTTAATGGCCTCGCAATGCGCTGTGGCCGCTGCGTCCGTGATAAAGGGCTGcggagggggggggcgagggggtcaGATGTTATACTTCGTGGACAATGGTCAGAATGGAAGAATGCAGGGTCACGTGTGGGTCCAGGAAACTATTAAGGAAGAGGCTATGCAAGGGGAACGGGGAAGCTTGCAgcggatgcggaggaggaggaggaagggcagagcTCAATAAGGAGAATTAAAATagagaggtgaaagaaaaggCTCAGAGTTCATTGTATCCATTCGCATCAATATAACTCTCGCTGAggttgtgtctgtctttctggacaaataaaaaaaaactgctgGAGAGTTCGACGATGAAGAGGGGAGAGTTGAGAATCAATCATGCCCCAAACCACCTTAAGCCAGACTATAGGCAGCCGTCTCGTCTGgcatctcctctccccctccccaccttcaGCTTCATTATTTGCTGTTAGAACTAAAAGAAAAATCCAGGAAAGCATACCAATGAACTAGGCTAGTGGGGCTGTGTTCGCCTCGTCTGTTTTCAAGTCCTGGTTACGGCCCCGGCGTTGTCCTGTGCCCTGCCTTACACTGATGAAGTTGTGCCTGTCCAGTTTAATGAAAGACCTGCTAGGGAGAGGTTGAGGATAAAAAAGGGGAGAGCTAAGGATACGTTCCCCTGTGCCCTGCCTTTGCCTTACACTAATCTCTCGGGTGCTCTTCCTAACAGAGGCTTCCAGCAGTATCCTCGCCAGACTTCTTATACGTATTAATAAGGCACACGCGAGAGAGCGGCCACTGCATCCGGAGGGTCAAGATTTACTAAACACTTCCTGCGTGTCTTGTCTCTACATAAGACTGGTTTGCGTGTACTCTTACACTGATGTGCCtcgctctgtttttctttttgatatTACTGCAGAAGTAAACTGAAGAATatacaaaatgatgatgataatgatgatgatattaaagaagaagaaaaagaaaaagaagaagaagaagaagaagaagaagaagaagaagaagaagaagaaataaaaagtagatgattacgaaaaaagaaaagaacccaTTACATGCTTTtttaattagaagaaaaaaaaagaagccgaaAAGGAAcattgaggaaaaagaggaagaggagacggtggaagaagagaagaaaaaagagagggagcagaaggagaatgaagacgaGGAGAACAGCAGAAGAATCATCAGAAAACAAGCCCCAAtgcatgtgttgtgtgtgtgtgatgtttgcgCGGCTGCACCCACACGGCAACGCGGCACTACACATAGCTCACGGCCAGCCCGCCATCCTGAAGGGAGGCTGAAGAGACGGGCGCACGCAGCCGGCCCGCAGAGCTGCCCCGGGACACGCAGAAGGAcgctcccccttccctcacccacacacaaaaGACATTCAGGTCAACCAACTCACACGtacataaaagaggaagaaaaaagaatcacCACGTCCGTAAAAATTGGCTCCCCGTTACAGTATATGGTTACACACATTCTGACGACCATGAAAATGATGGACAAAGGACATTGAGGTTAACCAACTATACGTGCATAAAGgaagacgacgaaaaaaaaaagataaaaaaaagccacCACGTCAGTTAAAATTGTCTTCCAGTTAATGAAAATGGTCACAAACTTATACATTCTGACCATGAAAATGATACACAAAGGACATTCAAACATTCTAGTCAAGCAATTCACACGtgcataaaagaagaagaaaaaaaatcaccacgtTAGTAAATAATGGCTGCCCGTTAAAGAAAATGGTCACAATCTTATATAAACTGATGACCATTAATTAAGCTGATTCAATGAACACCTTTACTACTGTGCGTGGGGACATTATCTCTTTCCTCGTATCCCTCGGCCCCTTTCATTAGCTAATTGGCGGGTGGCGTAGTCCCGTGCCGCCGTTAATTCAACTTCAAACACAAATAGAGATCAACATTTATAGCCTACTGGTGCCGGGTCACATATTTCCGAAGTGTATGCGTGATTGGCACCTCCCCGCGCCGCTGAGCCCTGGGTGACGCGTGGGTCGCAGCTCAcaaaatatagaagaagaagaagaagaagaagaagaagaagaagaagaagaagaagaagaagaagaagaagaaaatgaaaaagaaaaagaaaaagaacacaaatattagtaatagaaaaagaagaagaagaagaagaagaagaagaagaagaagagaagaaaagaaaaaaaaagaacccattacattcttttttttacctttaattttcttcttccaataaaaaaaatcatttaatggaatcgtttctttttctcttcttcttataaCCACGTAATCCTCTTCTAATTATTCTCAGTGTATTCCCAAGCAGAAAATATACATTTGCGTGAGAAAATCTACCCTaacccaagctaacctaacctaatccaactcaCCAAAACCTAAACCGGGTCGAGTGCCGAGCAGCGCTACAGTTCATGAATATACTGGCGGATGCCATGTCTTGTCAGCACTCCCTGAAGCTGCCACGACACCTGCTAGCCTCGCAGGAGTCCTCTTGCCGCGGCCCTTACTTGTGTCACCTTTTGAAGCCGGGCGTTCCTACCTCTTCCTCACGTGGCTAATTGAGGTGTTTGGAAAGTGCATGCCTAACGAAGGATAACTGGGGTCTATGTGAGGTAGGGCTGGAGGGAGCTAGAGGGGTTTGGGGGAGGTTAGTGGTGGGGCATTTATGTAACGCGGGCT
This region includes:
- the LOC127009030 gene encoding titin homolog isoform X15 — its product is MNLLVLWTVIVLGLGPLADSTGDAGLRGLPEKETRCAALVQAALREYRKLHAAGLHDSPHVIDLILARLGIPPNDTIKTIERKVLDNTDEMGHETGKKTVVEKTTESDVAPNGTITKTSETTVDIDEDGKQSGEKSVTESETMTGQTPDNGTIARTVDVKKVLDEEGNEIKEEVVIKKELIVQPPTNTTEEKPQDNEDANLIGPKVGADDKGENKTELKLGASGKSDGPQKAELTEEIKEILPGNITNEVLVKEKKEQLSPQESTKVTSVERKNVTEKDDGLEKVERTEEIKEILPGNITNEVLVKEMKEQLSPQESTKVTSVERKNVTEKDDGLEKVERTEEIKEILPGNITNEVLVKEKEEQLSPQESTKVTSVERKNVTEKDDGLQKVERTEEIKEILPGNITNEVLVKEKEEQLSPQESTKVTSVERKNVTEKDDGKDVEKETVIQKEVEKNVCDSDIKEVRNEKHLNETIEDLKHQVDDVKNKIKEEKEKAEETNATRSPCVVKEPSAAPIIQEGNIVEKIVPAVTPAKVAEKIHPTVTEGKVPVETKEKVVEQAAPSVTEEIVSVSKEQEEVPVVAEEKKVIEKIHPTVTEGKVPVETKEKVVEQAAPLVTEEIVSVSKEQEEVPVVAEEKKVIEKIHPTVTEGKVPVVPQQEVVEKVAPSPTEEKVPAVTQERVIEQNAPQERVIEKAAPPATEEIVTVSKEKEEVPVVITEEKVPVVTNQTVVEKITPPATEEIVTVPKGNEEVPVVVTEEKVPVVTNQTVVEKITPPATEEIVTVPKEKEEVPVVVTEEKVPVVTNQTVVEKITPPATEEIVTVPKEKEEVPVVVTEEKVPVVTNQTVVEKITPPATEEIVTVPKGNEEVPVVVTEEKVPVVTNQTVVEKITPPATEEIVTVPKGNEEVPVVVTEEKVPVVTNQTVVEKITPPATEEIVTVPKGNEEVPVVETEEKVPVVTNQTVVEKITPPATEEIVTVPKGNEEVPVVETEEKVPVVTNQTVVEKIHPPATEEIVTVSNEKEEGPVVVTEEKVPVVTNQTVVEKITPPATEEIVTVSNEKEEVPVVETEEKVPVVTNQTVVEKITPPATEEIVTVPKEKEEVPVVVTEEKVPVVTNQTVVEKIHPPATEEIVTVPKGNEEVPVVVTEEKVPVVTNQTVVEKITPSVTEERVVNQRKVVEKGAPSVSESVVSIPKREEGVVERIAPVVKKAITTE
- the LOC127009030 gene encoding titin homolog isoform X9, producing MNLLVLWTVIVLGLGPLADSTGDAGLRGLPEKETRCAALVQAALREYRKLHAAGLHDSPHVIDLILARLGIPPNDTIKTIERKVLDNTDEMGHETGKKTVVEKTTESDVAPNGTITKTSETTVDIDEDGKQSGEKSVTESETMTGQTPDNGTIARTVDVKKVLDEEGNEIKEEVVIKKELIVQPPTNTTEEKPQDNEDANLIGPKVGADDKGENKTELKLGASGKSDGPQKAELTEEIKEILPGNITNEVLVKEKKEQLSPQESTKVTSVERKNVTEKDDGLEKVERTEEIKEILPGNITNEVLVKEMKEQLSPQESTKVTSVERKNVTEKDDGLEKVERTEEIKEILPGNITNEVLVKEKEEQLSPQESTKVTSVERKNVTEKDDGLQKVERTEEIKEILPGNITNEVLVKEKEEQLSPQESTKVTSVERKNVTEKDDGKDVEKETVIQKEVEKNVCDSDIKEVRNEKHLNETIEDLKHQVDDVKNKIKEEKEKAEETNATRSPCVVKEPSAAPIIQEGNIVEKIVPAVTPAKVAEKIHPTVTEGKVPVETKEKVVEQAAPSVTEEIVSVSKEQEEVPVVAEEKKVIEKIHPTVTEGKVPVETKEKVVEQAAPLVTEEIVSVSKEQEEVPVVAEEKKVIEKIHPTVTEGKVPVVPQQEVVEKVAPSPTEEKVPAVTQERVIEQNAPQERVIEKAAPPATEEIVTVSKEKEEVPVVITEEKVPVVTNQTVVEKITPPATEEIVTVPKGNEEVPVVVTEEKVPVVTNQTVVEKITPPATEEIVTVPKEKEEVPVVVTEEKVPVVTNQTVVEKITPPATEEIVTVPKEKEEVPVVVTEEKVPVVTNQTVVEKITPPATEEIVTVPKGNEEVPVVVTEEKVPVVTNQTVVEKITPPATEEIVTVPKGNEEVPVVVTEEKVPVVTNQTVVEKITPPATEEIVTVPKGNEEVPVVETEEKVPVVTNQTVVEKIHPPATEEIVTVSNEKEEGPVVVTEEKVPVVTNQTVVEKITPPATEEIVTVSNEKEEVPVVETEEKVPVVTNQTVVEKITPPATEEIVTVPKEKEEVPVVVTEEKVPVVTNQTVVEKITPPATEEIVTVPKGNEEVPVVVTEEKVPVVTNQTVVEKITPPVTEEIVTVPKGNEEVPVVVTEEKVPVVTNQTVVEKITPPVTEEIVTVPKGNEEVPVVVTEEKVPVVTNQTVVEKITPSVTEERVVNQRKVVEKGAPSVSESVVSIPKREEGVVERIAPVVKKAITTE